Part of the Paenibacillus sp. JNUCC32 genome is shown below.
TATTAGATCAGGGAAGTGCGTTGAAACAGGAGATTGATCAATTGCTTCTTCGCAAACGTTCGGGTGAAGAGATGAATATTGAACCGAAGCTTCCTATCATTAACGCATTCATTGAAGAGAAATTGAACGATTATGAGCAGCTGGCCAAGAATCAGAAACATCAAGACATGGATCTGGATCAAATGCTGGATGATTTGTTTCGGAACGCGCTGGTTGAAGCATGGGGAACCGGCGGACGGCAGTTATAGGCCAATTTGGCAATTATTCAGCTCACATCAACGAATCCGCAGTTTTATGAAAGATGAAACCTTTCTGCGGAAGGGCATGCTTCGGGCTGTTTTGTTCTGCTGAATGATGACTAGATCTATGGTTCCATTCGTGTAGTGTTCCTAAAGCCTCAGGCATATTTTGGCTGGTCATGGATACAATGGTGAAGGGGGTTTAGGGACAACCTCTCCCTAAGTCCGGATTGCAAAAAAATGATCAAAAATTCATGCAAAGGACTTGAAATTTTAAGACAACTTGAGTATCATAAAATTGGTTGTTAGCACTGAGGGTTGTCGAGTGCTAATACATAAAGCTTTGAAAAAAGCATCACAACATATTTAAAGGAGGCTATTTTTTCATGATCAGACCTTTAGGTGAACGCGTATTGGTAGAACCGATCGAACAAGAAGAAACTACGGCATTCGGGATTGTACTTCCTGACTCTGCTAAAGAAAAGCCGCAAGAAGGTAAAGTTATTGCTGTAGGCAGCGGCTCCCTGAAAGACGGCGCACGTGTACCTTTGGAAGTTAAAGAAGGCGACCGCGTTATTTTCTCCAAATACGCTGGAACAGAAATCAAATACGAAGGTAAAGAATATTTGATTATGAAAGAAAGCGACATCCACGCGATCTTAGGCTAATGAAAGCCTGAATATATCCTGTTTTACCATTCCATAATCCACTAGGGAGGTATGTAATACCATGGCAAAAGACATTAAGTTCAGTGAAGACGCCCGTCGCTCCATGCTTCGCGGTGTAGATGCTTTGGCAAATGCAGTTAAAGTAACGCTCGGACCGAAAGGCCGTAACGTGGTTCTTGAGAAAAAATTCGGAAGCCCGCTCATCACGAATGACGGCGTAACCATCGCTAAAGAAATCGAGCTGGAAGATGCATTCGAGAACATGGGTGCTCAGCTCGTTAAAGAAGTAGCTACCAAAACCAACGATGTTGCCGGTGACGGTACAACAACGGCAACGGTTCTGGCACAAGCCATGATCCGTGAAGGTCTGAAGAACGTTACAGCTGGCGCAAACCCAATGATCATCCGCAAGGGTATCGACAAAGCGGTTAAAGCAGCCGTAACCGAGCTTGCGAATATCGCGAAAGAAGTGAAAAACCATCAGGAGATCGCTCAAGTCGCTTCCGTATCCGCAGCTGACGAAGAAGTAGGTCAACTGATTGCAGAAGCAATGGACAAAGTGGGTAAAGACGGCGTTATCACCGTTGAAGAATCCCGCGGCTTCTTGACGGAGCTTGAAGTAGTAGAAGGTATGCAATTCGACCGCGGCTACATCTCTCCATACATGATCACCGATACGGATAAAATGGAAGCCGTTCTTGAGAATCCATACATCCTGATCACCGATAAAAAAGTAACCAACACGCAAGAGATCCTGCCGATCCTTGAAAAAATCGTACAGCAAGGCAAACCGCTCGTACTGATCGCAGAAGACATCGAAGGCGAAGCGCAAGCGATGCTGATCGTGAACAAACTGCGCGGAACGTTCAACGCTGTTGCTGTTAAAGCTCCTGGCTTCGGCGACCGTCGCAAAGCCATGCTGCAAGATATCGCTGCATTGACTGGCGGCCAAGTGATTACGGAAGAGCTCGGCCTCGACCTGAAAACGGCTTCCATCGATCAATTGGGTACCGCTCGTCAAGTGCGCGTAACCAAAGAGAACACGATCATCGTGGATGGCGCTGGCAACAAAGAAGATATCGATGCTCGCGTGAAGCAAATCCGCAACCAATTGGAAGAAACGACTTCCGATTTCGACAAAGAGAAACTGCAAGAGCGTCTGGCTAAATTGGCTGGCGGCGTAGCGGTTATCAAAGTCGGTGCGGCTACTGAGACGGAATTGAAAGAACGCAAACTGCGCATCGAAGATGCCCTGAACGCAACTCGCGCTGCGGTTGAAGAAGGTATGGTATCCGGTGGTGGTACAGCGCTCGTTAACGTATACAACGCTGTTGCTGCAGTTCAAGTTGAAGGCGACGAGAAAACAGGCGTGAACATCGTTCTGCGCGCTCTGGAAGAGCCGATCCGCACGATTGCAGCTAACGCTGGCCAAGAAGGTTCCGTCATCGTAGAGCGTCTGAAAAAAGAAGAGATCGGCATCGGCTACAACGCGGCTACCGATACTTGGGTGAACATGTTCGAAGCAGGTATCGTTGACCCTGCCAAAGTAACGCGTTCCGCTCTTCAAAACGCTGCATCCGTTGCGGCCATGTTCCTGACAACCGAAGCGGTTATCGCTGACAAGCCAGAACCAGAAAAACCAGCTATGCCTGACATGGGCGGCATGGGTGGAATGGGCGGCATGATGTAAAACGGGCTCTGATCCCTTGATTTATAAGGGCTTGTGAGTGTGGGGAAGGCCATTTCCCCACATATTCCCCACATAAGGTAACATGATTAGAGGCTTCTCATGAGTTCACTGAACTTGTGGGAAGCTTCTTTTTTCATGGTCTTTGTTACGTGTGTATAGACATTACGAGTGGTGTCATCGTCCTTATGTCCAAGACGTTCCATAACGTATCCAAATATTTGGGAATAGCAATCCATGAGAAATCTGTTCACATGTCTCAAGCTAAAATATAGTTCGTGAACAACGAAAAACGCAAGTGCGGAAGGATTAACCAAGTCGTGGAAATAAAGAAAAATAATTTGGGACTTATCTTCGCGGGACTGATGCTGGGCTTGTTTATTGCGTCCGTCGACAATACCTGGTACATGCCTGTATTACTCTTGCTATCGTACAATCAGACAGACGGATAGCATTGAAAAAAAAGGAGAATGAAAATGAGAAAAGTAGTTGTATCTGAGTTTGTATCGCTGGATGGCGTCATGGAGAATCCGCAGTGGACGATCCAATTCCGTAGTGAGGAAACAAAGCAATTCAAGTTCGATGAACTGAAAGCAAGCGACGCTCTTCTGCTTGGACGCGAAACGTATGTTAATTTTGCAGCGGCTTGGCCTAATTTGATCGAGCAGGAAGGGGAATATGGCCGGATGATGAACGGTTACCCCAAGCACGTGATTTCAACAACCCTGGAAAAAGTGGAATGGAACAATTCTTCGCTGATCAAGGGCAATATCACGGAGGAAATATCCAAGCTGAAGCAGCAGCCTGGTAAGGATATCTTGGTATTTGGCAGCTGCGCGCTCGTTCAAACGCTGATGCAGCTTGACCTCATCGACGAATATCGGCTCATGGTTTTCCCAGTTGTGCTTGGAAACGGAAAACGTCTCTTTGGAGAAGGGATCGATAAGAAAGTGCTGAAACTGGCGGAAACAAAGACATTCGGTTCAGGTGTCGTTGTTCTGACTTATCTTCCGGCAAGATAAGATTGATCAGGAAAACAACTACGAGCTTGCGGGAAAACCGTCTTTCGGCAACATGGCGTGATGCTGACGGACTGAAAACTAATGACCAGTTACTGACTTGAACTGCGTAGGTCATGAAAACCGTCAGGGAAGTTTGCCCTGACTTTCCTTTTGAGTTTGGAGGATATCCGAAACGGCTGTTTTTTGTTCATCTAACGGGCATTTTAACAAAGGCAGCTTATACAATCTCCCTATAGGAGATGATTCCGATGGTTGAGATAATTAAATGCCAGTAGCCTCACCCCACATCCCCCACACATTTCCCCACATAGTCATTTTTACTCGATAATATTCCATGGAATCAACAGACCAAAAACCTTGATACACCGGACTTTTTAACAATGTGGGAAATAGGAAACCGCCCAAAAGCATGGGCGGCATGATGTAAGTCAGGCTTTAAAAACCTTAATACCGCTATTTAAAAGGATCCCGAGAGGGAGCCTTTTATTATAAAATCACGCGAACCTAAATATGTGTGGGGCTACCCCCCTAGATAAAGGCGAGAATGACACGCTCGGCAGCATGAGGGCGTAACTCTTCTCGCCTTATTGTTATCTTATTCTATGATTAATCTTCGTCTCTCCTCATTTGGTAGTGGTGGTGAAAGTGGTGATGATGATGGTGGTGATGATGGATCATATGATGCCCTGACGGGTGGCTATATGGATGAAAATGTGGGTGATGGTCATGCTCATGGCCGTAATGATAAGGCTGTGGTTCCCTTTGTTGATTACCTTGAATGCTATGGCTTTGTTGATTCATTTTGGTCTTCTCCCTTTCATCATGAGATAGTGCATATTATGTGTACGAATGAATAGTGACACTTGACCTAAATAAATTGGGCGATCCATATAAGTATTAAAATAATGAGCAATTAACAGAGCTTCACCACTCACTTTTTCTAACTTGATTCGATTAGCACCTTTCGGTAAAAAGGGGCGGAACTCCCGTCCCCGTTTTCAATTAAGTCCATTGTACATAAAAACGAACTGATCAAATATTATCTCTCAAAGGTTAGGTTAGGGGGATCTGCCTCAATCCAAGAACATCTTTGCTTCATATGTATATATCACTCCACTCTTGACAGGCTCTGAGGCTCTCCTCTTCGTGATTTACAAATATATGCCAACTTGCCTATACTAAAAAAGTAAACTGAAGGCATCGGTAAGAAAATTCCTGCTGACCTATGCTCGCAGGGATTTTTTTGTTTGAATGGGGGAGCAATTTGTATGAAAAAGTTATTCTTGAAATTTGGAACAGTGGTCTTATCTTTGTTATTGGTTTGGTTGGTCCTTAATTATTTTCCGGAGTTAGATGACGGTGATGTATACCCACCAATACGGGGTACCGTTGTCGAATTAGAGTTTCCAGCGGATAAATATCCTGAGACGGCGGATCACATAAAAAAGGCCATTGAATCCGGCCATTCCGATGTTTGTACCATTGATCGAACAGGTGCAGAGGATAACAGGAGTTCTTCCCTAAAGGGAATCCCTACGAAAAAAGGGTATGATCGGGATGAGTGGCCGATGGCCATGTGTGCCGAAGGAGGAGACGGTGCAAGTGTCGAATACATAGATCCATCTGACAATCGAGGAGCAGGCAGCTGGGTAGGTAACTATTTGGAGGGATACCCGGACGGTACCCAGGTACATTTCATTTTTAGATAGCAAAAAAGCCTACTAGCTAATGCCAGTAGGTTCTTTTTTTATGTTTAGCCGTATTAATCGACTCACATGCTTTACTTCATCTAATGGCACCCAGACTGGCCCATAAACACTCCGCATCTTTAAGCGATCTGTACAAGAATCCGGTATGCCTTGTAATACTTCGCCATTGGTAAGGTATACGGTTACGCTTTGCTTCTCTCGAATGGCTATTTTTAGTTCTTTATTCCACATCTGATTGATCACGCACCCATGACAATAGTAATAATGTCAGTATATCAGAGGTAGGTAAAATTTACTACAATACATTGAACACGCGGCAGTTGCAATTTCCATTACGCCTAGAAATGTAGCTGCAAGACTAACAGCCCATACTATTAAGCCAACTAGGAATATCCTATACGTTTTA
Proteins encoded:
- the groES gene encoding co-chaperone GroES, which produces MIRPLGERVLVEPIEQEETTAFGIVLPDSAKEKPQEGKVIAVGSGSLKDGARVPLEVKEGDRVIFSKYAGTEIKYEGKEYLIMKESDIHAILG
- the groL gene encoding chaperonin GroEL (60 kDa chaperone family; promotes refolding of misfolded polypeptides especially under stressful conditions; forms two stacked rings of heptamers to form a barrel-shaped 14mer; ends can be capped by GroES; misfolded proteins enter the barrel where they are refolded when GroES binds), coding for MAKDIKFSEDARRSMLRGVDALANAVKVTLGPKGRNVVLEKKFGSPLITNDGVTIAKEIELEDAFENMGAQLVKEVATKTNDVAGDGTTTATVLAQAMIREGLKNVTAGANPMIIRKGIDKAVKAAVTELANIAKEVKNHQEIAQVASVSAADEEVGQLIAEAMDKVGKDGVITVEESRGFLTELEVVEGMQFDRGYISPYMITDTDKMEAVLENPYILITDKKVTNTQEILPILEKIVQQGKPLVLIAEDIEGEAQAMLIVNKLRGTFNAVAVKAPGFGDRRKAMLQDIAALTGGQVITEELGLDLKTASIDQLGTARQVRVTKENTIIVDGAGNKEDIDARVKQIRNQLEETTSDFDKEKLQERLAKLAGGVAVIKVGAATETELKERKLRIEDALNATRAAVEEGMVSGGGTALVNVYNAVAAVQVEGDEKTGVNIVLRALEEPIRTIAANAGQEGSVIVERLKKEEIGIGYNAATDTWVNMFEAGIVDPAKVTRSALQNAASVAAMFLTTEAVIADKPEPEKPAMPDMGGMGGMGGMM
- a CDS encoding dihydrofolate reductase family protein, with protein sequence MRKVVVSEFVSLDGVMENPQWTIQFRSEETKQFKFDELKASDALLLGRETYVNFAAAWPNLIEQEGEYGRMMNGYPKHVISTTLEKVEWNNSSLIKGNITEEISKLKQQPGKDILVFGSCALVQTLMQLDLIDEYRLMVFPVVLGNGKRLFGEGIDKKVLKLAETKTFGSGVVVLTYLPAR
- a CDS encoding NucA/NucB deoxyribonuclease domain-containing protein, whose protein sequence is MKKLFLKFGTVVLSLLLVWLVLNYFPELDDGDVYPPIRGTVVELEFPADKYPETADHIKKAIESGHSDVCTIDRTGAEDNRSSSLKGIPTKKGYDRDEWPMAMCAEGGDGASVEYIDPSDNRGAGSWVGNYLEGYPDGTQVHFIFR